In Gemmatimonadota bacterium, the following are encoded in one genomic region:
- a CDS encoding (2Fe-2S) ferredoxin domain-containing protein, with protein MNAQTQRVRESLRRHDALATGRGRVLGQVVCCEGCCCGQTDKGFPPFPRDWLKQQWKEEKLNRSVQFTISGCLGPCDLANVFCVISPEGMQWFGGLQEQRHYDLLLAWAKASRDAGVLLELPAEMNLHLFERFAISQYHENGVDPV; from the coding sequence ATGAATGCTCAGACCCAACGCGTCCGCGAGTCACTCCGCAGACACGACGCATTGGCTACGGGCCGAGGCCGCGTTCTTGGCCAGGTCGTGTGCTGCGAAGGCTGTTGCTGCGGACAGACAGACAAGGGGTTCCCGCCGTTTCCCCGTGACTGGCTCAAGCAGCAGTGGAAAGAAGAAAAACTGAACAGGTCGGTGCAATTTACGATCTCCGGATGCCTTGGTCCGTGCGATCTGGCCAATGTCTTCTGCGTCATCTCGCCTGAGGGGATGCAGTGGTTTGGCGGCCTCCAGGAACAAAGGCATTACGACTTGCTCCTGGCATGGGCCAAAGCCTCCCGGGATGCGGGTGTGTTGCTCGAATTGCCTGCCGAAATGAACCTCCACCTGTTTGAACGGTTCGCCATTTCCCAATACCATGAGAATGGAGTTGACCCGGTTTAG